A region from the Rhodopirellula bahusiensis genome encodes:
- a CDS encoding TetR/AcrR family transcriptional regulator, whose product MSWQRARQPGQKAERVATILEAAATLFDEKDLADISMRDVAATAGLGKASLYHYFSTKEEVFICLYRAELHDWLLDVESRLKRLRSPTPKRIAKSLTEAIRNRNRFCRLTVVLASVLERNLTTDFLREFKLSLLGPLERCSAALQSVRPEMSAAAVQEFIIQHHAVIAGLWPLAHPSEEVSTLMKEDEFRGHQVDFYRTFESTIRQLMQPQ is encoded by the coding sequence ATGAGCTGGCAAAGGGCTCGACAACCAGGCCAGAAGGCGGAGCGTGTAGCCACCATCCTGGAGGCCGCGGCCACGCTCTTTGATGAAAAGGATCTCGCGGACATCTCGATGCGAGACGTCGCTGCGACAGCGGGACTCGGCAAAGCAAGCCTGTACCACTACTTCAGCACGAAGGAGGAGGTTTTCATTTGCCTCTACCGCGCGGAACTCCACGATTGGTTGCTCGACGTCGAAAGCCGCCTGAAGCGACTTCGTTCTCCCACGCCAAAACGAATCGCGAAATCGCTGACCGAGGCGATTCGCAACCGCAACCGTTTCTGTCGGTTGACGGTCGTTCTGGCCTCCGTGCTGGAACGCAATTTGACAACCGACTTTCTCCGCGAATTCAAGCTATCACTCCTTGGACCGCTCGAACGATGTTCGGCGGCTTTGCAATCCGTGCGGCCAGAAATGTCGGCTGCTGCCGTTCAAGAATTCATCATTCAGCATCACGCGGTGATCGCCGGACTTTGGCCGCTTGCTCACCCTTCAGAGGAAGTCTCCACGCTCATGAAAGAAGATGAATTCCGTGGCCACCAAGTCGACTTTTATCGCACGTTTGAATCAACGATTCGCCAGTTGATGCAGCCTCAATAG
- a CDS encoding efflux RND transporter periplasmic adaptor subunit: protein MPKMQDPSLRTENPPALPASQDKPTAVQSDLGDQDVTNPTQTKSGGGIAGRIIPVVVNSFVSIAILGGSIALFVYMNATRAVPVPQVRKAVIPVVETAIVKPSDDGIDFAVDGVVIPFKRLEVPVEVSGRVESRSENCRIGRYVAKGEMLVQIDAKEYDLEVRRIREQLKQAEASLVELDLDIASRERQIEMAKQTLQIRRRETDRMRQLSERNAASTSEVDATRLLELQADNSLETETDNLKVARATRTRLQSARDLSQVQLERAIVDQERCTVRAPIAGIITQEPAEEGVYLQQGATVATVQDVSTMEIRCSLNMRQMNWLWGSNPNQTADSSTADPSEVKSQSDADIYRIPETPVTVKFDVDGSEYSWKGSLRYFDGAEVDRLTRMVACRVYVHDPEGQSQTITGARHDSRISLMTGMFVELEIHAKPQNKLLELPETALYPGSQVWKVAPAEVSSADTQVKPTSFSEQTTESTDDTEKQGIQQQGTLKRVNVRVAQSKDDQVIVYESESLRAGDRVVVSPLASPVEGIAVNHGGSR from the coding sequence ATGCCGAAAATGCAAGACCCGAGCCTGAGGACCGAGAACCCGCCTGCTTTGCCCGCTTCGCAGGACAAACCGACTGCCGTTCAGTCCGATCTTGGAGACCAAGACGTCACGAATCCTACGCAAACCAAATCGGGTGGCGGGATCGCGGGGCGGATCATCCCGGTCGTAGTCAATTCGTTTGTTTCGATCGCCATCTTGGGCGGCAGCATCGCGTTGTTCGTCTACATGAACGCGACTCGTGCGGTGCCCGTTCCCCAAGTACGCAAGGCGGTGATTCCTGTCGTCGAGACCGCCATCGTGAAACCTAGCGATGATGGGATTGACTTCGCGGTCGATGGCGTTGTCATCCCGTTCAAGCGACTCGAAGTCCCTGTCGAGGTTTCTGGACGAGTGGAATCCCGATCCGAGAATTGTCGGATCGGTCGATACGTTGCCAAGGGAGAGATGCTGGTTCAGATCGATGCCAAGGAATACGACTTGGAAGTTCGTCGCATCCGAGAGCAACTGAAGCAAGCCGAAGCGAGCTTGGTGGAGTTGGATCTCGATATCGCATCGCGGGAACGGCAAATCGAGATGGCGAAACAGACGTTGCAGATTCGCCGGCGAGAAACGGATCGCATGAGGCAATTGAGCGAGCGCAACGCTGCGTCCACGTCCGAAGTCGACGCAACTCGTTTGTTGGAATTGCAAGCCGACAACAGTTTGGAAACGGAAACGGACAATCTCAAAGTTGCACGAGCCACGCGAACTCGATTGCAGAGCGCCAGGGACTTGTCGCAGGTGCAACTGGAACGTGCGATCGTTGACCAGGAACGATGCACCGTCCGCGCACCGATCGCTGGCATCATCACTCAGGAACCTGCCGAAGAAGGGGTCTATTTGCAACAAGGCGCGACCGTTGCCACTGTGCAGGACGTGTCGACCATGGAAATCCGCTGCAGCCTGAACATGCGACAGATGAACTGGTTGTGGGGCAGCAACCCAAATCAAACCGCCGATTCAAGCACGGCTGACCCAAGCGAGGTGAAGTCGCAATCCGATGCTGACATCTATCGCATTCCGGAAACACCCGTCACGGTCAAATTTGATGTCGACGGAAGTGAATACTCATGGAAGGGCAGCCTCCGATACTTCGACGGAGCCGAAGTGGATCGTTTGACACGCATGGTGGCGTGCCGTGTCTATGTTCACGACCCCGAAGGTCAATCGCAAACGATCACGGGGGCGAGACATGACTCGAGAATCTCGTTGATGACGGGGATGTTCGTCGAGCTTGAGATTCACGCCAAACCGCAAAACAAACTACTCGAACTGCCTGAAACGGCCCTCTACCCAGGCAGCCAGGTTTGGAAAGTCGCCCCGGCGGAGGTTTCGTCCGCGGACACTCAGGTGAAGCCCACGAGTTTCAGCGAACAAACGACAGAATCGACCGACGACACGGAGAAACAGGGGATTCAACAGCAAGGCACGCTGAAACGTGTCAACGTCCGTGTTGCCCAATCGAAGGACGATCAAGTGATTGTCTACGAGAGCGAATCGTTGCGGGCCGGTGACCGTGTCGTTGTCTCACCGCTGGCATCGCCGGTCGAGGGGATCGCCGTCAACCACGGAGGCTCGCGATGA
- a CDS encoding SDR family oxidoreductase: MTTAKQFGPQGWTPERLGSLQGKTYVITGANAGAGFEAARTLLTKGAKVVMMNRNADKSAAAIETLKQEFGSDVEVTFVRLDLAVLDSVREAASELLDTVPQIDALICNAAIAQVAKQELTVDGFESQLGVNHFGHFLLCGLLFGRIEESRGRIVVVGSNAYKMGLKKIQFEDLNFDQNYTAWNAYAQSKLAQMMFAYELQRRVEAAGKHVQVRVCHPGASRTNLLNDTASLPMKLLWKLISPFIAQSAERGSWPEVMCATEEGLKPQALYGPTKRAETVGPVGECPLEPLALNQEAATQLWPLSEQKTCFSWSP, encoded by the coding sequence ATGACCACTGCAAAACAATTTGGCCCTCAAGGCTGGACTCCCGAGCGACTCGGCTCGCTCCAAGGCAAAACCTATGTCATCACCGGTGCCAACGCAGGTGCGGGATTCGAGGCGGCTCGGACTCTGCTGACCAAGGGTGCGAAAGTCGTGATGATGAACCGAAACGCGGACAAGTCAGCCGCAGCCATCGAGACCTTGAAACAGGAATTCGGCAGCGACGTCGAGGTTACCTTCGTGCGTTTGGACTTGGCGGTGCTGGATTCCGTGCGAGAAGCGGCATCGGAACTACTCGACACGGTTCCTCAAATCGATGCACTCATCTGCAATGCTGCGATCGCGCAAGTGGCCAAGCAAGAACTCACCGTGGACGGCTTTGAAAGCCAACTCGGGGTGAACCACTTCGGTCATTTCCTGCTGTGCGGTTTGCTGTTCGGCCGCATCGAAGAATCGCGTGGCCGCATCGTGGTCGTCGGCAGCAACGCGTACAAAATGGGGCTGAAGAAAATTCAATTCGAAGATCTGAACTTCGACCAAAACTACACCGCTTGGAACGCCTACGCACAGAGCAAGCTGGCGCAAATGATGTTCGCCTATGAGCTTCAGCGACGCGTGGAAGCGGCCGGCAAGCACGTTCAGGTTCGGGTTTGTCATCCCGGTGCATCGCGAACCAACTTGCTCAACGACACCGCCAGCTTGCCGATGAAGTTGCTGTGGAAATTGATCTCACCCTTCATCGCCCAATCCGCCGAGAGAGGCTCGTGGCCCGAAGTCATGTGCGCCACCGAAGAAGGTCTGAAACCTCAAGCATTGTACGGCCCAACCAAAAGAGCCGAAACAGTCGGCCCCGTCGGGGAATGCCCGCTCGAACCTCTCGCCCTGAACCAAGAAGCTGCCACCCAACTCTGGCCACTCTCCGAGCAGAAAACCTGCTTCTCCTGGTCCCCATAG
- a CDS encoding autotransporter domain-containing protein, giving the protein MSDYSIQKESTLHLVVSVGGGLTPDRRWKWREHWTIAPTVRVDWMHEYLDINAVVSGVSDGTAFASQASDFGRDWALVNVGFSGNRGQHWSVYAGYDLQLNERLDLHVASGSMVYRW; this is encoded by the coding sequence TTGTCGGACTACAGCATTCAAAAGGAGAGCACGCTGCATCTGGTAGTGAGTGTTGGCGGCGGCCTCACTCCCGATCGACGTTGGAAGTGGCGCGAACATTGGACGATTGCGCCAACGGTTCGAGTGGATTGGATGCATGAGTACCTGGATATTAACGCGGTCGTTTCAGGGGTCAGCGACGGAACCGCGTTTGCGTCACAGGCTTCCGATTTCGGCCGCGACTGGGCATTGGTCAATGTTGGATTCAGCGGCAACCGAGGCCAGCACTGGTCCGTGTACGCGGGCTACGATTTGCAACTGAACGAGCGCCTGGACTTGCACGTTGCCAGTGGTAGCATGGTCTACCGTTGGTAG
- a CDS encoding glutamine amidotransferase translates to MEDLRESTEGFTGSTVATEHPILANVDLETMPPILGYNIVKPRENCEVLATWNGTNDPLLAVGLFGQGKVLAYTSDPAPHWGCNFVYWEDYQRFWSQAVDWLVTNSPSVHTSNLKSAAKEF, encoded by the coding sequence ATTGAGGACCTTCGGGAGAGCACCGAAGGCTTCACCGGATCAACCGTCGCCACGGAGCATCCGATCCTCGCCAACGTGGACCTCGAGACCATGCCTCCGATCCTTGGTTACAACATTGTCAAACCGCGAGAAAACTGCGAGGTCCTTGCGACATGGAACGGGACGAACGATCCCTTGCTGGCGGTCGGACTATTCGGTCAGGGAAAAGTATTGGCGTATACTTCCGACCCTGCGCCGCACTGGGGATGCAACTTCGTCTACTGGGAAGACTACCAACGGTTCTGGTCGCAGGCGGTTGACTGGTTGGTCACCAACTCGCCCTCTGTTCACACATCCAACTTGAAATCCGCTGCCAAAGAGTTTTGA
- a CDS encoding efflux RND transporter permease subunit, with protein MKSFIQWAISNGPAMNIVMIAVMLVGAVCFQTLNRETFPEFETDVISVSVAYPGAAPEEVEEGICQKIEESVRSVSGIQKVTSTASEGVGSVSIELRTDVSDRDRILNDVRSAVDRISTMPELAEDPEVKLAERSEQVIKVGVLGPKDDSEQAHLSLRKVAEDVREDLLQLPSVSEVNLSGDKDYQIDIEVSEDALQAYGLTIQQIAEAVRRENNDTPGGTIRSKSQEVLLRGHNRRLTGEEIASHPLVTQPDGAVLTVGDLCTVRDGFSDTTAVSEVDGHPVLVLSVMRNPNEDLLGMVDKVYEYVESTNLPPGFRLQTWGDRSIEVRGRIDLLVKNSWQGLIVVFLVLAAFLELRLAFWIAMGIPFSLLASAAWMLLTGQTLNMISMFAFVMALGIVVDDAIVVGENIYAHRQMGKSTLQAAIDGAVEVVPSVMASVSTTVIAFMPLLFVSGMLGKIIYVLPTVVIAMLVVSLIECMTILPCHLSHVDSVIFHLMRRVFYAVRWMMYPLMWLNRFASAAMQFVIVHLYRPALHWVMHHRVIFLAGCASAWILAIGLVSSGRAPFIFFPKLDSTSIRASVTFPDGTPESVTAKAVHDVEAAFWRAADRMQSDQGSVAQMSYITVGSQTGDGPPGQSSSSTTGNSHLGSVEVELVDPSFRSYTSDEISSAWRDEVSDIPGIDSLTFGASFSGPGGTPIEFRLTANREGIEHLDEAVERCKEKLAAYPGVFDVADDSSPGKWEFRLRVKDNAVATGVKAADLAETVRATYYGQEVMRLQRGRHEVKLMVRYPKEDRQSLANFDDLRIRSDDGSERPLRDLAQVNVVRGYSKIERIDQQRCITISADVEETTGNAREIVSDLKSGFLPELLAEHPGLRVRWGGQQEQQADSFQSMVAGFGIALMAMFVLLAFEFKSYMQPLIILAIIPFGLVGAIAGHALLGLPITIFSIFGLVALTGIIINDSIVLVDFINQLRESGVSDKEALLQAGQRRFRPVMLTTLTTVGGLTPILLETSFQAQMLIPMATSVAFGEIFATILVLLLVPVLYSVYLSLPNLMAIESHPPETSPTTAPSQPQLAS; from the coding sequence ATGAAGTCATTCATTCAGTGGGCGATCTCCAATGGCCCAGCCATGAACATCGTGATGATCGCTGTGATGTTGGTGGGCGCGGTTTGCTTTCAAACGTTGAACCGCGAGACATTTCCTGAATTCGAGACCGACGTGATCTCCGTGTCGGTGGCCTACCCTGGTGCTGCACCGGAGGAAGTCGAGGAAGGGATCTGTCAAAAGATCGAAGAATCGGTCCGGTCGGTTTCCGGCATTCAAAAGGTCACCTCAACGGCATCCGAAGGCGTTGGTTCGGTTTCGATCGAACTTCGCACCGACGTCTCGGATCGAGATCGCATTCTGAACGACGTCCGCTCGGCGGTGGACCGAATCTCGACCATGCCGGAACTTGCCGAAGACCCCGAGGTCAAACTGGCCGAACGAAGCGAGCAAGTGATCAAGGTTGGCGTCTTGGGACCGAAGGACGATAGCGAACAGGCTCACTTGTCGTTGCGAAAGGTCGCCGAAGATGTTCGTGAGGATTTGCTGCAACTTCCCAGCGTTTCGGAGGTCAATCTTTCCGGAGACAAGGACTATCAGATCGACATTGAGGTATCCGAAGATGCTTTGCAAGCGTACGGGCTGACGATCCAGCAGATCGCTGAGGCGGTTCGGCGAGAGAACAATGACACGCCTGGTGGCACCATCCGATCGAAGTCACAAGAAGTTCTGCTGCGTGGTCACAACCGGCGATTGACGGGGGAGGAAATTGCTTCGCATCCGCTGGTCACCCAGCCGGACGGAGCCGTGCTGACGGTCGGCGATCTGTGCACGGTTCGCGACGGATTTTCCGACACGACGGCCGTCAGTGAAGTCGACGGGCATCCCGTGTTGGTGCTGTCGGTGATGCGGAATCCGAATGAAGACCTGCTCGGGATGGTCGACAAGGTCTACGAGTATGTCGAAAGCACAAATCTGCCGCCTGGCTTTCGTTTGCAAACCTGGGGTGATCGCTCGATCGAGGTCCGCGGCCGGATCGATCTGTTGGTCAAGAACAGCTGGCAGGGATTGATTGTTGTGTTCCTGGTGCTGGCCGCGTTCCTAGAACTGCGACTTGCGTTTTGGATCGCGATGGGGATCCCGTTTTCTTTGCTTGCCAGTGCCGCATGGATGCTGTTGACCGGCCAAACGCTCAACATGATTTCCATGTTTGCGTTCGTGATGGCGTTGGGGATTGTGGTCGATGACGCGATCGTGGTGGGTGAAAACATTTACGCGCACCGGCAAATGGGAAAGTCAACGCTGCAGGCTGCGATTGACGGTGCGGTCGAAGTCGTCCCTTCGGTGATGGCGTCGGTGTCGACCACGGTGATTGCGTTCATGCCGCTGCTGTTTGTGTCGGGGATGCTGGGCAAGATCATCTACGTCTTGCCGACGGTCGTGATCGCGATGCTGGTCGTTTCGCTGATCGAGTGCATGACGATTCTGCCGTGTCACTTGTCGCACGTTGACAGCGTGATCTTCCATTTGATGCGGCGTGTGTTTTATGCCGTGAGGTGGATGATGTACCCGCTGATGTGGTTGAATCGATTCGCGTCGGCGGCGATGCAGTTCGTAATCGTTCACCTGTATCGGCCCGCACTCCACTGGGTGATGCACCACCGGGTGATTTTCCTGGCCGGTTGTGCATCGGCCTGGATTCTCGCGATCGGATTGGTCAGTTCGGGGCGTGCGCCGTTCATTTTCTTTCCCAAGCTTGACAGCACATCGATCCGGGCGTCGGTGACGTTTCCCGATGGCACTCCTGAATCCGTGACTGCCAAAGCGGTGCATGATGTCGAGGCAGCGTTCTGGAGAGCGGCTGATCGCATGCAGTCCGATCAAGGCAGCGTGGCGCAGATGTCGTACATCACCGTCGGCTCGCAAACTGGTGACGGGCCACCCGGGCAATCGTCGTCGTCGACCACCGGCAATAGTCACCTCGGCAGCGTCGAAGTGGAACTGGTCGACCCTTCGTTCCGGTCCTACACGAGCGACGAGATATCATCTGCATGGCGTGACGAGGTCAGTGATATACCGGGGATCGACTCGTTGACATTCGGCGCCAGTTTTTCTGGCCCTGGTGGCACGCCGATCGAATTTCGCCTGACGGCGAATCGCGAAGGCATTGAGCATTTGGACGAGGCCGTTGAGCGGTGCAAGGAAAAGCTTGCGGCGTATCCGGGCGTGTTTGATGTTGCCGATGACTCTTCCCCCGGCAAGTGGGAGTTTCGTTTGCGAGTCAAAGACAACGCGGTGGCCACCGGAGTGAAGGCGGCGGATCTGGCGGAAACGGTGCGTGCAACCTATTACGGCCAAGAGGTGATGCGTTTGCAGCGAGGGCGTCACGAGGTGAAGCTGATGGTGCGGTACCCGAAAGAGGATCGTCAATCGCTGGCCAATTTCGATGACTTGCGAATTCGCAGCGACGATGGAAGCGAGCGACCGCTGCGTGATTTGGCACAGGTCAACGTGGTGCGTGGCTATTCCAAGATCGAACGAATTGACCAGCAACGCTGCATCACGATCTCGGCGGACGTGGAAGAAACGACAGGCAACGCTCGCGAGATCGTGAGCGATTTGAAGAGCGGCTTTCTGCCGGAGTTGTTGGCCGAGCACCCTGGTTTGCGAGTTCGTTGGGGCGGCCAACAGGAACAGCAGGCGGATTCGTTCCAAAGCATGGTGGCCGGGTTTGGGATCGCGTTGATGGCGATGTTTGTGTTGCTGGCGTTTGAGTTCAAATCTTACATGCAACCGTTGATCATCCTGGCGATCATCCCGTTTGGCTTGGTCGGTGCGATCGCCGGGCACGCATTGCTGGGACTGCCGATCACGATCTTCAGCATCTTTGGACTGGTCGCGCTGACGGGGATCATCATCAACGATTCGATCGTGCTGGTGGACTTCATCAATCAGCTTCGCGAGTCCGGCGTCAGCGACAAGGAAGCTCTCTTGCAGGCTGGGCAACGACGGTTTCGGCCAGTGATGTTGACGACGCTGACCACGGTCGGCGGGCTGACACCGATCCTGTTGGAAACCTCGTTCCAAGCTCAGATGCTGATCCCGATGGCGACCAGTGTGGCGTTCGGAGAAATTTTTGCGACGATCCTGGTCCTGTTACTCGTGCCGGTGCTGTACTCCGTGTACTTGTCGCTGCCGAACCTGATGGCAATCGAATCACATCCTCCGGAAACGTCGCCGACCACTGCCCCATCCCAACCCCAATTGGCGTCTTAG
- a CDS encoding sulfatase-like hydrolase/transferase: MTLTRNPAWLVVSLVCLFAPVLHTAAQSPHTPANTKPNIVLVMADDQGWGDVGYNGHPFVQTPEIDAMAKAGFVFDRFYAAAPVCSPTRASVMTGRNPIRSKVPNHGRYLRPQEQTIAESLKAAGYATGIFGKVHLGSGQPGSPCNPSGMGFDEWCVGLNFYDNDPYLSRNGKIEHRQGKGSVLAMDDAIDFVTKHSASDQPFFLTVWFPSPHDPHQEVPDGPPLYTGEKQAGYYREITLLDQQLGRLRKQLRDLKIEDNTILWYCSDNGGLNVETSGGREKKGSIYEGGLRVPGIIEWPARDLRGRTDVPAWTCDIYPTLLSMAGVDPDSTTGPTLPLDGIDITPIIAGESTSRDQPMGFWHQFQQGQLTYSDRILKAIMEKQQAGAPLPHNAHRMQKDVDEFPQFAETKTTGHAAWNDWPWKLHRINGKKFELYNLVDDPMEEHDLSGDPKQRDRLVRMQKELDQWMRSVVRSINGEDYQAAPKPVIVPTPVSMQLNSTAEAGMFDANSRILVRPSEAHSSLLLSHGNVVASELEILTSLRLPVISSTDKAKRNDIVLSCSATGGNDSEGNDTDRDGSSNAPTKEDVAENYRLTAGGNGIVIAAESFVGITHGTSSLLQLIDADTLSVPSVTIEDHPTASYRALMVDVARTPHSLGVIKDAVRLCRLYKMRYLQLHLTDNQHFTFPFAPIRDNLKGNHHYTTSELKDLVGYADARGVTIIPELDLPGHSSRLRESGYLSRGKNDADVASPENYDKIGKLIDAMIDVFQSSPYFHIGGDESGAGRKLVPFLAEVNKRVRARGRRLLVWEGFHGAPTDLIPATGDDRVIVMAWESSYNAPWDLLNNGYQIINASWKPTYLTGGYGGLIHPGSTGGKRFALKDIYRWNKDIFMHWEPGRPVFEDRGPMDPNLDDGEWSAEWIGKTDQILGGQMLYWEQYECSVLHFLMPRIPILAERLWNPESDHSFAEFQDRVAVAQQKTLPVLQPIEISPVAKDPSHPVVSLYQPYEGEQIKFTLRNRTKLDGQIRYSTGRWSGQLNSPNFHPVPNPDTMYDGPLTARGPFSVRAELVRGDSEPVDGHSWQFYNNWPNRVEVTEYNIGRRTPRKVPDLATLPDSKLLRKYEMPYLRGLMQNVAVRGQLTRTDLIAPASGKHTLELRTQSGHATLYFDQNQNGEFEDSEILIQDSPNDESGQKAEVILKQGERYRIRVDHATGMPRPVLILSIAGPDGKRTEISKYLQLPR, translated from the coding sequence ATGACGTTGACTAGAAATCCGGCTTGGTTGGTGGTGTCGTTGGTGTGCCTGTTCGCACCCGTGCTGCATACGGCAGCTCAGTCGCCACACACACCCGCCAACACGAAGCCCAACATTGTTTTGGTGATGGCCGACGACCAAGGCTGGGGCGACGTCGGATACAACGGGCATCCGTTTGTCCAAACGCCCGAGATCGATGCGATGGCGAAAGCCGGGTTTGTTTTCGACCGATTCTACGCGGCCGCACCGGTATGCTCACCGACTCGAGCCAGCGTCATGACTGGCCGCAACCCGATCCGTTCCAAGGTCCCCAATCACGGACGCTACCTGCGGCCTCAGGAACAAACCATTGCTGAATCGCTGAAGGCCGCCGGGTACGCGACCGGGATCTTTGGCAAAGTCCACTTGGGTTCGGGACAGCCGGGCTCGCCGTGCAACCCCAGCGGGATGGGATTCGATGAATGGTGCGTCGGTTTGAATTTCTACGACAACGATCCCTATCTCAGTCGCAACGGAAAGATCGAACACCGCCAGGGCAAGGGCTCGGTCCTGGCCATGGACGACGCAATCGACTTCGTCACCAAACATAGCGCCAGCGATCAGCCGTTTTTCCTGACCGTTTGGTTTCCGTCGCCGCATGACCCGCACCAAGAAGTCCCCGACGGACCGCCGCTCTACACGGGTGAGAAGCAGGCGGGCTACTATCGAGAAATCACGCTGCTCGACCAACAACTCGGTCGCCTGCGGAAACAGCTTCGCGACCTGAAAATCGAAGACAACACGATCCTTTGGTACTGCAGCGACAACGGTGGGCTGAACGTGGAGACGTCAGGCGGCCGCGAGAAAAAAGGCAGCATCTACGAGGGTGGGCTGCGGGTTCCAGGGATCATCGAATGGCCCGCTCGTGATCTGCGCGGCCGAACCGACGTGCCTGCTTGGACGTGCGACATCTACCCCACCCTGCTGTCGATGGCAGGCGTTGATCCAGATTCCACCACCGGGCCCACTCTGCCGCTCGACGGAATCGACATCACCCCAATCATCGCCGGTGAGTCCACGTCACGTGATCAGCCGATGGGTTTCTGGCATCAGTTCCAACAAGGCCAACTGACCTACAGCGACCGAATTTTGAAAGCCATCATGGAAAAGCAGCAGGCAGGTGCACCGCTGCCGCACAATGCTCATCGAATGCAAAAGGATGTCGATGAGTTCCCACAGTTCGCCGAAACAAAAACGACCGGGCACGCCGCCTGGAACGATTGGCCTTGGAAGCTTCACCGCATCAACGGCAAGAAGTTCGAGCTATACAACTTGGTCGATGATCCGATGGAGGAGCATGACCTGTCCGGCGATCCGAAGCAGCGGGACCGACTGGTTCGCATGCAGAAGGAACTGGATCAATGGATGCGATCAGTCGTTCGCAGCATCAACGGTGAAGACTATCAAGCGGCGCCGAAGCCAGTCATCGTACCAACGCCCGTGTCGATGCAACTCAATTCGACCGCTGAAGCCGGCATGTTTGATGCAAATTCTCGCATCTTGGTGCGACCGAGTGAGGCTCACTCATCGTTGCTGCTTTCCCATGGCAACGTCGTCGCGAGCGAACTGGAGATTCTGACGAGTTTGCGTCTGCCGGTGATCTCGAGTACGGACAAAGCCAAACGCAACGACATTGTGTTGTCCTGTTCAGCCACGGGCGGCAATGATTCGGAAGGCAATGACACTGACCGCGATGGCTCGAGCAACGCCCCAACGAAAGAAGACGTGGCGGAGAACTACAGACTCACCGCCGGAGGCAATGGAATCGTGATCGCGGCGGAATCGTTTGTCGGAATCACGCACGGAACATCGTCGCTGTTGCAACTGATTGATGCTGACACGCTGTCAGTTCCCTCGGTCACGATCGAAGATCACCCCACCGCCTCCTACCGCGCGTTGATGGTCGACGTGGCGCGAACGCCTCATTCGCTCGGCGTGATCAAGGATGCCGTGCGTCTTTGCAGGCTTTACAAGATGCGTTACTTGCAACTGCACCTGACCGACAACCAACACTTCACATTTCCCTTTGCACCGATCAGGGACAATCTGAAAGGCAACCACCACTACACGACGAGTGAACTTAAAGACTTGGTCGGCTACGCGGATGCTCGCGGCGTCACGATCATCCCCGAGCTTGATCTGCCCGGGCATTCCAGTCGTTTGCGTGAATCAGGCTACTTGTCGCGGGGGAAAAACGACGCCGATGTCGCTTCGCCGGAGAACTACGACAAGATCGGCAAACTGATCGATGCGATGATTGATGTCTTCCAAAGTTCGCCCTATTTTCATATTGGCGGCGATGAATCGGGAGCGGGCCGTAAACTGGTTCCGTTTCTCGCCGAGGTCAACAAACGGGTTCGCGCCCGAGGCCGACGTCTGCTCGTTTGGGAAGGTTTCCACGGAGCCCCGACCGATCTCATTCCGGCCACCGGTGACGACCGAGTGATCGTGATGGCTTGGGAGAGTTCTTACAACGCACCATGGGACCTGCTCAATAACGGTTACCAAATCATCAACGCTTCGTGGAAACCGACGTACCTGACGGGCGGCTACGGTGGCCTGATTCACCCCGGTTCAACCGGTGGCAAGCGTTTTGCATTGAAAGACATTTACCGTTGGAACAAAGACATCTTCATGCACTGGGAACCGGGACGCCCCGTGTTCGAAGATCGCGGACCGATGGATCCGAACCTGGACGACGGTGAGTGGAGTGCCGAATGGATCGGGAAAACCGACCAGATCCTCGGCGGTCAAATGCTGTACTGGGAACAGTACGAATGCAGCGTGCTGCACTTTCTGATGCCGCGGATTCCAATCCTCGCCGAGCGTTTGTGGAACCCCGAGTCAGACCACTCGTTCGCCGAATTTCAAGACCGAGTCGCGGTGGCACAGCAGAAGACGCTTCCGGTTTTGCAGCCGATTGAAATCTCGCCCGTCGCGAAAGATCCGTCGCATCCGGTGGTCAGCCTGTACCAACCCTATGAAGGCGAGCAGATCAAATTCACGCTCCGAAACCGGACCAAGCTCGACGGACAGATTCGATACAGCACGGGTCGTTGGTCGGGGCAACTGAACTCGCCCAACTTCCATCCGGTTCCCAATCCCGACACGATGTACGATGGTCCCTTGACCGCCCGTGGTCCCTTCAGTGTGCGAGCCGAACTGGTTCGTGGCGATTCCGAACCAGTCGATGGACACTCGTGGCAGTTCTACAACAATTGGCCCAATCGCGTTGAAGTGACCGAGTACAACATCGGGCGTCGGACGCCGCGAAAGGTGCCCGACTTGGCGACGCTACCGGACTCGAAGTTGCTTCGCAAATACGAAATGCCGTACCTGCGAGGTCTAATGCAAAACGTCGCCGTTCGCGGCCAATTGACTCGGACCGACCTCATCGCACCGGCATCCGGCAAACACACCTTGGAGTTACGCACTCAAAGTGGCCACGCGACGTTGTACTTTGACCAAAACCAAAACGGTGAGTTCGAAGACAGCGAGATTCTGATCCAAGACAGCCCAAATGATGAGTCCGGTCAAAAGGCGGAAGTCATACTGAAGCAAGGCGAGCGATACCGAATCCGAGTCGATCATGCGACCGGAATGCCTCGGCCCGTCCTGATCCTTTCGATCGCCGGCCCAGACGGCAAGCGAACTGAAATCAGCAAGTACCTGCAACTGCCGCGTTGA